From the Oleiphilus messinensis genome, one window contains:
- a CDS encoding TetR/AcrR family transcriptional regulator, which produces MPRTNPEARLRLVATAADMLRRRGMNATSIRELAKAAKAPLGSTYHYFPNGKKQVVIEAVNFAGDKISGMLQKSLEKGAVAGLETFLQIWRDVIESTEFQAGCPVIAVAMEQATNEDVEAAHEAAAKVFNRWQKLLSTSLAEEGIEQSRANALATMYIASAEGALGICRATKDISAFDQVTEQLRFLLETTLKETRTK; this is translated from the coding sequence ATGCCTAGAACCAACCCTGAGGCTAGATTAAGGCTGGTCGCCACCGCCGCAGATATGCTGCGCAGACGGGGGATGAATGCGACGAGTATTCGGGAATTAGCGAAAGCGGCGAAGGCGCCTTTGGGCTCAACCTATCATTACTTCCCAAATGGCAAAAAACAAGTGGTCATCGAAGCAGTGAATTTTGCGGGAGACAAAATTTCCGGCATGTTGCAAAAGTCCCTTGAGAAAGGGGCGGTAGCCGGTTTGGAGACCTTCTTGCAAATATGGCGAGATGTGATCGAATCCACTGAGTTTCAGGCAGGTTGCCCGGTCATTGCAGTAGCTATGGAACAAGCAACCAATGAAGACGTTGAAGCTGCCCATGAGGCTGCAGCAAAAGTTTTTAATCGCTGGCAAAAACTGCTGAGTACCTCGTTAGCTGAGGAAGGCATTGAACAGAGCAGGGCGAATGCTTTGGCGACGATGTACATTGCCTCTGCAGAAGGGGCTTTGGGTATTTGTCGTGCAACCAAAGACATCAGCGCCTTTGACCAGGTCACCGAGCAGCTGCGTTTTTTATTGGAAACAACGCTAAAAGAAACTCGTACCAAGTGA
- a CDS encoding toxin-antitoxin system HicB family antitoxin, which translates to MATLTVRLPDDKHERLKALAMHKKISINKLMEELSTQALAEFDSEIRFRTLAASGSIERGLELLDKLDSSFKG; encoded by the coding sequence ATGGCTACTTTAACTGTAAGATTACCCGACGACAAACATGAAAGATTGAAAGCATTGGCCATGCATAAAAAAATTAGTATTAACAAGCTTATGGAAGAATTATCAACACAAGCCCTGGCTGAGTTTGATAGCGAAATAAGATTTCGAACCCTTGCTGCCAGTGGAAGTATTGAACGTGGCTTAGAACTTTTGGACAAGCTTGATAGTAGTTTTAAGGGCTAG
- a CDS encoding putative toxin-antitoxin system toxin component, PIN family, with protein sequence MDTKIVVDTSVLISALIGKEGPGRSVLRKCLMHECTPLISNPLFSEYEDVSSRKDIIELCPLSREEIRELTKSFYKVCKWVPIYYLWRPNLIDEGDNFLIELAVAGNADFIITNNIKDLKGAELSFKSFEILTPELFLGGH encoded by the coding sequence ATGGATACTAAAATAGTGGTGGATACCAGCGTATTAATAAGCGCACTTATTGGCAAGGAAGGCCCAGGCCGGAGCGTGTTACGCAAGTGCCTAATGCATGAGTGTACGCCATTGATTAGTAATCCACTATTTAGCGAATATGAAGACGTTAGCTCTAGAAAAGACATTATAGAGTTGTGCCCTCTAAGCCGCGAAGAAATAAGGGAGCTCACAAAGTCATTTTATAAGGTATGCAAATGGGTGCCAATTTATTACTTATGGCGACCAAACTTGATTGACGAGGGTGATAATTTTCTAATTGAGTTAGCAGTTGCAGGAAATGCCGACTTTATTATCACTAACAACATTAAAGACCTGAAAGGTGCAGAACTTAGTTTCAAAAGTTTTGAAATATTAACACCAGAGCTGTTTTTAGGAGGTCATTAA
- a CDS encoding nitroreductase family protein produces the protein MNIYNIVDDRQSVRDYHDKEVPVALIEKVLTYALRAPSGGNLQPWNIHVVNGDSINRLKATMHSRLNNADAAEQPEYDIYPPNLKSPYRERRFQIGEALYGQLGIPRKDKAARQAWFLRNFEFFGAPMGLFFTIDRSMGSPQWSDLGMIMQTIMLLLKAEGLDSCAQECWALYPNTVGKFLKLEEEQMLFAGMAVGYGNYENPVNRLKTERADMGEVVTFYG, from the coding sequence ATGAATATCTATAATATAGTGGATGACCGACAATCTGTCAGGGATTACCATGACAAGGAAGTACCCGTAGCGCTGATCGAAAAAGTTCTAACCTATGCACTACGAGCCCCCTCCGGGGGGAATCTACAGCCATGGAACATTCATGTCGTTAATGGTGACTCAATTAATCGACTCAAAGCGACCATGCATTCGCGATTGAACAATGCCGATGCTGCGGAACAGCCAGAATACGACATCTATCCACCTAATTTAAAATCCCCCTATCGAGAGCGACGTTTTCAGATTGGCGAAGCCCTGTATGGTCAGTTAGGTATTCCGCGAAAAGACAAAGCCGCCAGGCAAGCATGGTTCTTAAGAAATTTTGAATTCTTCGGCGCGCCGATGGGGCTGTTTTTTACCATTGATCGCAGTATGGGATCACCCCAATGGTCGGATTTAGGCATGATCATGCAAACCATTATGCTGTTGCTGAAAGCGGAAGGCTTAGATAGCTGTGCTCAGGAGTGCTGGGCACTTTATCCCAACACGGTGGGGAAATTTTTGAAACTAGAGGAAGAGCAAATGTTGTTTGCTGGTATGGCTGTAGGCTATGGGAATTATGAGAATCCTGTGAATCGATTAAAAACAGAACGAGCAGACATGGGAGAAGTGGTGACCTTTTATGGCTAG
- a CDS encoding ferredoxin--NADP reductase: MAAFNNETVLSVHHWNDTLFSFKTTRDPSLRFKSGQFVMIGLEVEGKPLMRAYSVVSGHYEEHLEFYSIKVPDGPLTSRLQHLEVGDSIFVSRKPTGSLIIDNLKPGKNLYLLSTGTGLAPFLSVIRDPEYFEAYEKIILVHGVRWKSELGYRDYITKELPDHEYFGEAIQDQLIYYPTVTREDFDNQGRLTDLIENGQLSEDIGLPDLNPEDDRVMICGSPSMLKDLVEILEKRGFIEGTSHAPGEYVIERAFVES, from the coding sequence ATGGCAGCATTCAACAATGAAACCGTTTTATCCGTGCATCACTGGAACGATACCTTATTCAGCTTTAAGACAACTCGCGATCCGTCTTTGCGGTTTAAGAGCGGTCAATTCGTCATGATTGGCCTTGAGGTCGAGGGCAAACCGCTGATGCGGGCCTATAGTGTTGTAAGTGGTCACTATGAAGAGCATTTGGAATTTTACAGTATCAAAGTGCCTGATGGTCCATTGACGTCTCGTCTGCAACACCTTGAAGTGGGCGATAGTATATTCGTAAGTCGCAAGCCTACAGGTTCTTTGATTATCGACAACCTAAAACCTGGTAAAAACCTTTATCTACTGTCGACAGGTACTGGATTAGCACCGTTTCTGAGCGTTATCCGCGACCCGGAATATTTTGAAGCCTATGAGAAAATCATTCTCGTGCACGGAGTCCGCTGGAAAAGCGAACTCGGCTATCGTGACTACATCACTAAAGAGTTACCCGATCATGAATATTTTGGGGAAGCCATACAGGATCAACTAATTTACTACCCCACCGTAACGCGAGAAGATTTTGACAACCAGGGCCGGTTAACTGACCTCATCGAAAATGGACAGTTAAGTGAAGATATTGGTTTGCCAGACCTGAATCCGGAAGATGACCGCGTGATGATCTGCGGCAGCCCGAGTATGTTGAAAGATCTGGTCGAGATACTGGAAAAGCGCGGTTTCATAGAAGGCACAAGCCATGCACCCGGTGAATACGTCATCGAACGCGCATTCGTAGAAAGCTAG
- the fdxA gene encoding ferredoxin FdxA, translating into MTFVVLEDCIQCKHTDCVAVCPVDCFYEGPNFLVIDPDECIDCALCEPECPIDAIAAEDEVPADQQHMIVLNAKLAAHPNWTVITEKKDAMPDNAEWAGVEGKLKKLDRNGA; encoded by the coding sequence ATGACTTTTGTTGTACTCGAAGACTGTATCCAATGTAAGCACACCGACTGCGTCGCGGTCTGCCCGGTTGATTGCTTTTACGAGGGGCCAAACTTCCTGGTCATCGACCCGGACGAATGCATTGACTGCGCTTTGTGCGAACCGGAATGTCCGATTGACGCGATTGCAGCAGAAGATGAAGTGCCTGCTGACCAGCAACACATGATTGTGCTCAATGCCAAATTGGCAGCCCACCCTAACTGGACCGTGATTACTGAAAAAAAAGACGCCATGCCAGACAATGCAGAATGGGCCGGGGTTGAAGGTAAACTTAAAAAACTGGATCGAAATGGTGCCTGA
- a CDS encoding 3-hydroxyacyl-CoA dehydrogenase family protein: MIKGAKTSQETLAKAFDFVIQLGKVPIVVNDSRGFFTSRVFSTFISEGVTLLSEGIYPWTIDRAATDTGMPIGPLAITDEISIRLFKEILDQQLQDQQASGKEASEHPAYAVLSQMLDEFKRPGKAARKGFYDYPTNGKKTFWPELKNHYSQADKQIDFNEIKDRLLFAQICEALRAIEEGVIKSVEDANIGSVFGIGFAPWSGGVVQFVNAYGIAGFIERSHELAQRYGDRFLPPTILKDQISNTRFEIPAS, translated from the coding sequence ATTATTAAAGGCGCGAAAACCTCTCAGGAAACCCTCGCGAAAGCCTTTGATTTCGTCATTCAACTTGGCAAAGTACCCATTGTCGTCAACGATAGCAGGGGCTTTTTCACCAGCCGTGTCTTCAGTACATTCATCAGTGAAGGTGTCACCCTACTTAGTGAAGGCATCTATCCTTGGACTATTGATCGTGCCGCAACCGACACAGGTATGCCGATAGGCCCTTTAGCGATCACTGATGAAATCAGCATTCGTTTGTTTAAAGAGATACTCGATCAACAACTTCAAGATCAACAAGCATCCGGTAAAGAGGCAAGTGAGCATCCGGCCTATGCGGTATTGAGTCAGATGTTGGATGAATTCAAACGTCCAGGAAAAGCCGCCCGCAAAGGATTCTATGACTACCCGACAAATGGCAAGAAGACGTTTTGGCCGGAATTGAAAAACCACTATAGCCAAGCCGATAAACAAATCGACTTCAACGAGATTAAAGATCGGTTGTTATTTGCCCAGATTTGCGAAGCTCTCCGAGCCATCGAGGAAGGGGTCATCAAATCTGTCGAAGATGCGAATATCGGCTCCGTCTTTGGCATCGGTTTCGCCCCTTGGTCTGGCGGCGTTGTGCAGTTTGTGAATGCCTATGGCATAGCCGGATTCATCGAAAGATCCCACGAGTTGGCCCAGCGCTATGGCGACCGCTTTTTGCCTCCAACCATATTAAAAGATCAAATCAGTAACACCCGCTTTGAAATTCCAGCGAGCTGA
- a CDS encoding IS701 family transposase: MDAKGYGNIPEILFDWITFLVKALPLRSVPTFIELLIGAMLTPTGFVTDAWLMVAMKRHWSSYFKWLQKGKWSWVALAQQLGQLLTQWCPNEQWYLAIDDTLVLRSSKKAPSSQFHHMHGNKANRPQFVRGQCWVSLSAIVKGQKQAWSIPLISRLTRACGNGNKLVTAGILLRVMRSFFTGATVLMDSWYMRGTLIASLQGMGYHVIGQVRKDTALYDVPERTGKRGRPRKYGEKYTPERVTNLEETCANVTIYGRQQSLRYRTVIAKARFLDGQLVKVVWVQFENEDGSLKPARLLLTTRTNMSGIDIIKAYAKRWSIEPMFHQLKNRWGWNETWQQSRQVLHRWVQIISLSYALVQLLTYWKESAGQEMHLDIPWRKHAPITAGLVRLKLQRNLQQVAVRDWWDVKSRIFKPPARAIE; the protein is encoded by the coding sequence ATGGACGCTAAGGGATACGGCAATATCCCCGAGATCCTGTTTGATTGGATCACATTTTTGGTTAAAGCTCTACCCCTACGTTCAGTACCCACCTTTATTGAGTTACTGATTGGGGCGATGCTCACGCCAACAGGGTTTGTCACTGATGCCTGGTTGATGGTGGCAATGAAGCGTCACTGGAGCAGTTATTTCAAGTGGTTGCAAAAGGGAAAGTGGTCATGGGTTGCACTCGCGCAACAGCTGGGTCAGTTACTGACTCAATGGTGTCCCAATGAACAGTGGTATTTGGCCATTGATGATACCTTGGTGCTAAGGAGTTCCAAGAAAGCACCCAGTAGTCAGTTTCATCACATGCATGGTAACAAGGCCAACCGCCCGCAATTTGTTCGCGGCCAGTGTTGGGTCAGTTTATCAGCGATTGTTAAGGGGCAGAAACAAGCCTGGTCGATCCCACTGATCTCGCGCTTAACGCGAGCCTGCGGGAACGGTAACAAGCTGGTAACGGCAGGCATTTTACTTCGCGTGATGAGGTCATTTTTTACCGGGGCCACTGTCCTGATGGATAGCTGGTATATGCGGGGTACGCTGATTGCCTCCCTTCAAGGTATGGGGTATCACGTTATCGGGCAAGTCCGAAAGGATACCGCCTTATACGATGTTCCAGAACGAACCGGGAAAAGAGGACGCCCTCGAAAGTACGGAGAGAAATACACACCAGAGCGAGTCACTAACCTGGAAGAGACTTGCGCCAATGTCACGATCTATGGACGACAGCAGTCACTGAGGTATCGAACAGTGATAGCCAAAGCCCGCTTTTTAGATGGGCAGCTCGTAAAGGTTGTGTGGGTGCAGTTTGAAAACGAAGACGGTAGCTTAAAACCTGCCCGGCTCTTGTTGACGACTCGAACGAATATGTCGGGCATCGACATCATAAAAGCCTACGCCAAGCGCTGGAGTATTGAGCCCATGTTCCATCAGTTAAAGAATCGCTGGGGCTGGAATGAGACTTGGCAGCAATCCAGACAGGTGCTGCATCGGTGGGTTCAGATCATCTCTCTCAGCTATGCGCTGGTGCAGTTGCTCACTTATTGGAAAGAGTCGGCAGGTCAAGAAATGCACTTGGACATCCCTTGGCGCAAACATGCGCCGATTACGGCGGGACTGGTTCGGTTAAAGCTGCAACGGAATTTACAGCAAGTTGCCGTGAGGGATTGGTGGGACGTAAAGTCTCGAATATTTAAACCGCCAGCGAGGGCTATTGAGTAG
- a CDS encoding 3-hydroxyacyl-CoA dehydrogenase NAD-binding domain-containing protein yields the protein MTDVISYEIDADKIVTLTMDMPNQSANTMNAAYREAMKSTIDRLELEKDQISGIILTSAKSTFFAGGDLNEITNINKDNAQMFFDIIEDTKKQMRRLETLGKPVVAAINGSALGGGFELVLACHYRICLNKPKIQLGLPESSLGLLPGGGGITRMVRLLGLQVALPYLTEGRIIKPEDALKTGLIQQMVDSTDALITNAKKWIKATPSATQPWDTKGFKIPGGTPSHPKIAQLAAITPAMVRQKTHGCYPAPEAILAAAIEGAQVDFDSASTIESRYFLRLAKGPVAKNMINTFWFQLNAIKAGGSRPKDPPHWKASKVGVLGAGMMGAGIAHATASKGIEVVLKDLTLEAAEKGKVHTANILEKKVKQGKISTEKAEQVLGLIKPTTDANDFQGCDLIIEAVFEKRELKATVTQEVEPFLASDAIIASNTSTLPITGLAKAVKKQDKFIGLHFFSPVEKMQLVEITKV from the coding sequence ATGACGGATGTAATTTCATACGAAATTGACGCAGACAAGATTGTCACGTTAACCATGGACATGCCAAATCAGTCTGCCAACACCATGAACGCCGCTTACCGGGAAGCGATGAAAAGCACCATTGATCGGCTCGAACTTGAAAAAGATCAAATTTCCGGAATTATCCTCACTTCGGCAAAATCCACGTTCTTTGCGGGCGGTGATCTCAATGAGATCACGAATATAAATAAAGATAACGCACAGATGTTTTTTGACATCATCGAAGACACCAAGAAACAGATGCGTCGACTTGAAACACTGGGTAAACCGGTCGTAGCGGCCATCAATGGCAGTGCATTGGGTGGCGGATTTGAGTTGGTTCTGGCCTGTCATTACCGCATCTGTCTCAACAAACCAAAGATTCAACTAGGCTTACCGGAATCATCACTTGGTCTACTGCCTGGCGGTGGCGGCATTACGCGAATGGTGCGCCTTCTTGGTTTACAAGTAGCTCTACCCTACCTGACAGAAGGCAGGATCATCAAGCCTGAAGATGCACTCAAGACAGGATTGATTCAGCAGATGGTAGACTCCACCGATGCCCTGATTACGAACGCAAAAAAATGGATCAAGGCCACCCCTTCAGCTACACAGCCCTGGGATACAAAGGGGTTCAAGATTCCCGGTGGAACACCAAGTCATCCCAAAATCGCGCAACTGGCTGCAATTACTCCTGCTATGGTGCGGCAAAAAACGCATGGTTGCTACCCTGCCCCTGAAGCCATTCTGGCTGCGGCAATTGAAGGTGCTCAGGTTGACTTTGATTCAGCGAGCACCATTGAGAGTCGTTACTTTCTGCGATTGGCGAAAGGTCCCGTTGCGAAAAACATGATTAACACCTTCTGGTTTCAATTAAACGCCATTAAAGCCGGCGGAAGCCGCCCAAAAGACCCACCGCACTGGAAAGCTAGCAAGGTCGGTGTTCTGGGTGCAGGCATGATGGGCGCAGGCATCGCCCATGCAACCGCCTCAAAAGGTATTGAAGTCGTTTTAAAAGACCTCACTCTGGAAGCTGCCGAGAAAGGCAAAGTACATACCGCAAACATACTGGAAAAAAAAGTTAAGCAAGGAAAAATCAGTACTGAAAAAGCCGAACAGGTACTTGGGCTCATTAAACCAACCACTGATGCTAACGATTTTCAAGGTTGTGACCTGATTATTGAAGCAGTATTTGAGAAACGTGAGCTCAAAGCAACGGTTACCCAAGAGGTCGAGCCATTCCTGGCAAGCGATGCCATTATTGCCTCAAACACGTCTACACTGCCCATAACTGGCTTAGCTAAAGCAGTTAAAAAGCAGGATAAATTTATCGGCCTTCACTTCTTCTCACCCGTTGAAAAAATGCAACTGGTAGAAATTACTAAAGTTTAG
- a CDS encoding acetyl-CoA C-acetyltransferase, which produces MSDAYIFDAIRTPRGKGKKEGSLHEVKPITLLTTLMTALTQRNNNFDTAQVDDVILGCVTPLGDQGGNIAKTAALAAGWDWDVAGMHLNRFCASGLEAVNIAAQKVKSGWEDLIVCGGVESMSRVPMTSDGGPWAMDPATNFTTHFVPQGIGADIIATIEGISREAADKFAVESQAKATAAQKAGYFKQSIIPVIDQNGLTILAEDEFLRPGTTVEDLKTLKPSFEAMGDMGYDTVALSKYPGLEQINHVHHAGNSSGIVDGAALVLVGSKEKGEELGVLPRAKILSVAVCSTDPTIMLTGPAPAAKKALNKAGLTVEDIDLFEVNEAFASVVLRFIRELNIDSDKVNVNGGAIALGHPLGATGAMILGTLLDELERRDLNRGLATLCVGGGMGIATIIERFIED; this is translated from the coding sequence ATGTCAGACGCCTATATTTTCGACGCCATCAGAACACCTCGAGGAAAGGGTAAGAAAGAAGGTTCATTGCATGAAGTGAAGCCAATAACCTTACTCACCACACTAATGACAGCACTGACCCAGCGCAACAACAATTTTGATACAGCCCAAGTAGATGACGTCATCTTGGGTTGTGTGACCCCGCTCGGAGACCAGGGTGGCAATATCGCGAAGACTGCCGCCCTTGCCGCGGGATGGGACTGGGATGTGGCAGGCATGCATCTAAATCGCTTTTGTGCATCCGGTCTGGAAGCGGTGAATATTGCCGCCCAAAAAGTAAAATCCGGATGGGAAGATCTGATCGTCTGTGGGGGCGTTGAATCGATGTCTCGCGTACCGATGACCTCGGATGGCGGCCCGTGGGCGATGGACCCAGCGACCAACTTCACCACCCACTTTGTCCCTCAAGGGATTGGTGCCGATATTATTGCCACAATCGAAGGAATCAGTCGCGAAGCTGCAGATAAATTTGCCGTTGAGTCACAAGCCAAAGCGACCGCGGCTCAAAAAGCGGGCTACTTCAAACAATCTATCATTCCTGTCATCGATCAAAATGGCCTGACCATTTTGGCGGAAGATGAATTTCTTCGCCCAGGCACTACCGTTGAAGACTTAAAAACACTGAAACCGTCATTTGAAGCGATGGGCGATATGGGCTACGACACCGTGGCGCTATCGAAATACCCAGGCTTGGAACAGATCAACCATGTTCACCACGCAGGCAATTCCTCTGGTATCGTTGATGGCGCAGCACTGGTGCTGGTTGGATCCAAAGAAAAAGGCGAAGAATTGGGCGTATTGCCACGCGCCAAGATCCTTTCTGTTGCGGTTTGCAGTACCGATCCCACCATTATGCTCACCGGCCCTGCACCGGCGGCAAAAAAAGCCTTGAATAAAGCAGGGCTCACCGTTGAGGACATTGATCTTTTTGAAGTCAATGAAGCTTTTGCGTCCGTCGTTTTACGTTTCATTCGCGAACTGAATATTGACTCGGACAAAGTAAACGTCAATGGCGGTGCGATAGCACTGGGCCACCCCCTGGGTGCAACCGGTGCTATGATTCTTGGCACTCTGTTGGATGAATTAGAACGACGGGATTTAAACCGTGGTCTGGCCACCCTCTGCGTCGGCGGCGGTATGGGTATTGCCACCATAATCGAGCGATTCATAGAGGACTAA
- a CDS encoding molybdopterin-dependent oxidoreductase: MRTEKTACILCSRNCGLLVDIEDGKFTKIRGDEDHPLSQGYICQKAARLNYYQNNEDRLEHPLKRQTDGSYTRISWDDALAEIASRLLNIRTQYGGEAFATAGGGGQGNHLGGAYLGQMRAAMKSYYNYNSLGQEKTGDFWLNGRLFGSQACHTTEDVEHGDFVIFLGCNPFQSHGIPNARDTLKEIKKDPDRTMVVIDPRRTETAKSADIHLQLKPGTDVYLLSAMLSIIVRENLHDEAFLNEHCTGFDSVKEMLLNIPVDEYVAAADVPMEDVLKVARGFAQAESACVRADLGIQHSNHSTLNSYFEKLFFLITGQFGKKGCNNLHDSLIPILSDTDERNPKFKRSVHHGMFPVSGIFPPNILPDEILKAGDRRIRAMIVDSCNPAVTWPDATAHKKAFESLDLLVVVDVAMTETAQLADYVLPAASQFEKWEFTGFNMEFPKNGFHARHPLFPAKGETLQEAEIYTRLLEAMGEIPKRFPILSRIAKHEPQFSSHLGFIAALAATLATNKKQIRYGASILYRTLGPALGNDAASMAVLLPLTLSLAQKYPDAVRRAGHPGNKLTQGINLFKAILAARSGLIFSEHRFEDVWKLVKNPQQKITLEVPEMLEAMKKLKVDDLTSEQYPFILSAGERRSYNANQIYRNPQWRKVDHAGFMRMHPEDAERLDLTKGDRVKCHSETGSIEAVIEIDNSVRTGYLMMPHGYGSNYQKGSPNGPEINLITGLDHCDPIHRTPLHKSVPVNIEKLSA, encoded by the coding sequence ATGCGTACAGAAAAAACAGCCTGCATTCTTTGCTCACGAAATTGTGGGCTCCTGGTCGATATCGAAGACGGGAAATTTACCAAGATCCGTGGCGACGAGGATCATCCTTTATCACAAGGCTACATTTGTCAAAAGGCGGCGCGACTCAACTATTACCAAAACAATGAAGATCGACTGGAACACCCGCTGAAAAGACAGACGGATGGCAGTTATACACGAATTAGTTGGGATGACGCACTTGCAGAAATAGCCTCCCGTTTGCTGAATATCCGCACACAGTATGGTGGTGAAGCCTTCGCTACCGCTGGCGGTGGTGGTCAAGGAAATCATTTAGGCGGTGCTTATCTCGGTCAGATGCGAGCGGCCATGAAGAGTTATTACAACTACAACTCGCTCGGTCAGGAGAAAACTGGTGACTTCTGGTTAAATGGACGACTCTTCGGTAGCCAGGCATGCCATACCACGGAAGATGTGGAACATGGTGATTTCGTTATTTTCCTGGGCTGCAATCCCTTTCAGTCCCATGGTATTCCCAATGCAAGGGACACGTTAAAAGAGATCAAAAAAGATCCCGACCGGACTATGGTAGTCATTGATCCACGGCGAACAGAAACCGCCAAATCCGCAGACATTCATCTACAACTCAAACCCGGCACCGATGTTTATCTATTGAGTGCGATGTTATCGATCATTGTGCGTGAGAATTTACATGATGAGGCCTTTTTGAACGAGCATTGCACAGGTTTTGACTCAGTTAAGGAAATGCTGCTGAACATTCCGGTCGACGAGTACGTGGCAGCGGCAGATGTGCCGATGGAAGATGTGTTAAAGGTAGCACGAGGTTTTGCACAGGCAGAGTCAGCTTGTGTACGTGCTGATCTGGGGATTCAACACTCCAATCACTCGACGCTGAACAGCTATTTTGAAAAGCTGTTCTTTTTGATTACAGGTCAATTTGGAAAGAAAGGTTGTAACAATCTGCACGACTCCTTAATTCCTATTCTAAGCGATACCGACGAGCGGAACCCCAAATTCAAGCGTAGCGTTCACCATGGTATGTTCCCTGTATCAGGTATATTCCCGCCCAATATCTTACCCGATGAAATTCTGAAAGCGGGCGACCGTCGCATTCGCGCCATGATTGTTGATAGTTGTAACCCAGCCGTAACCTGGCCTGATGCGACAGCACATAAAAAAGCCTTCGAATCACTGGACTTGCTGGTTGTTGTTGATGTCGCGATGACAGAAACTGCACAACTGGCCGATTACGTGTTACCCGCAGCCTCCCAGTTTGAGAAGTGGGAGTTCACCGGATTTAACATGGAATTTCCCAAAAACGGATTCCATGCCCGTCACCCACTCTTCCCGGCAAAAGGTGAGACGCTACAAGAAGCAGAAATCTACACACGCCTGTTGGAAGCAATGGGCGAAATACCCAAGCGCTTCCCAATATTGAGTCGTATTGCGAAGCATGAACCCCAATTCAGCAGTCACTTGGGCTTTATCGCCGCACTGGCAGCGACCTTGGCTACGAATAAAAAACAGATACGGTACGGAGCCTCCATTTTATATCGCACGCTGGGCCCCGCATTAGGCAATGATGCGGCATCCATGGCAGTGTTGCTGCCATTAACTCTCAGCTTGGCACAAAAATATCCTGATGCCGTCAGACGTGCAGGTCACCCTGGCAACAAGCTGACTCAAGGGATTAATTTATTTAAAGCCATACTGGCGGCACGATCTGGCCTGATTTTCTCCGAACATCGATTTGAAGATGTGTGGAAACTGGTCAAGAACCCGCAGCAAAAGATCACTCTGGAAGTACCCGAAATGCTGGAAGCCATGAAAAAGCTGAAAGTAGATGACCTTACGAGTGAACAATACCCCTTCATTCTCTCTGCCGGTGAACGACGAAGCTATAACGCCAACCAAATTTATCGCAATCCACAATGGCGGAAAGTTGATCACGCCGGATTTATGCGCATGCACCCAGAGGATGCTGAGCGCTTGGACCTGACCAAAGGCGACCGGGTCAAGTGTCATTCAGAAACCGGCAGCATTGAAGCCGTTATCGAGATCGACAACTCAGTTAGAACAGGCTACCTCATGATGCCTCATGGCTATGGTTCCAACTACCAAAAAGGGTCGCCCAATGGGCCGGAAATCAACCTGATTACCGGGCTTGATCACTGCGACCCGATTCATCGCACGCCTTTACATAAATCCGTGCCGGTCAATATCGAGAAGCTCAGCGCCTGA